From the genome of Miscanthus floridulus cultivar M001 chromosome 10, ASM1932011v1, whole genome shotgun sequence, one region includes:
- the LOC136489646 gene encoding putative disease resistance protein RGA3 — MFGGAMAAILDAMGPYVMRLIADTATEEVKMLLGISGDIEKLENNMESIKCFHADAERKHITELRVQRWVQNLKNAMYDATDILDLCQIEADKQRESKGSSMVEKAPGCCRPLLSCLRNPVFAHKIGSRIKELNQRLDNIYEEAHKFNFINLGSHPEQRMSTREKVTSEFVESAIVGEKIERETRELAQMLIINGHHDIKVVAIVGTGGMGKTTLAQKIFNETTVQGHFKVKIWLSITQHFDEVELLRTAIEHAGAVHGGVQDKTLLSRRLTNTLSMGRFLLVLDDVWSNVAWSNVLSVPVRNASKNQQGNCVLITTRLEDLALRTGASFYQHHVSPLNEDDAWSLLNKQLPPTPDQVHGTDHLKVVGMKIISKCGGLPLAIKVMGGLLSTKPRSEGDWEAVLKHHAWSVAGLPKELDNAIYLSYEDLSPQLKQCFLYCSLFPKGTTIWQREVVPMWISEGFIHPPDRSSSSYDDWLEEIADGYYQELITRNLIEPESALTPYSCTMHDVVRSFAEFMSKEESLVVQDQQDDGGSKISHVRHLSIGSTKSALEWDILEKHKSVRTLIINKRINVRPSDSFGRLSTLRVLFIRGTDCDRLVDSLCQLRHLRYFHLEDTNITRLPGDIHRMKFLQHIWVEKCPQLDHLPSCITQLLHLRTLCMYGSHDNVLIPKGFGQLKNLRTLFGFRVHLDKNGGTGWCSLEEIGPLCLLRKLCLHGLENVSASSSAGMAMVSSKEHLDYLGLYWSSTGFMGLRDETNKQQQQRVVEEVIEKLSPPSSIRHLHMEGYFGSRLPNWMMVPATCGFKSLRILRMDKLHYCTQLSDGLCQLPSLESLAINDAPTIRSVGPEFQSPSSLAVGGGIDVTARSVVTFPNLTFLRLAGSCKWEEWVWEEQGEDVTVDAVAMPALNSLTIANCKLSCLPPGLASSRRHALREVGLYKLSNLTYIENFPSVVELQVFDCPELRRISNLSKLQKIEISYCPNMEVLRGVSSLDSMEMEDGTMETVPEYVTTVRPRYLKLTCSKRLYESLLTGSSSEYDKISHIKSPTICAEDED, encoded by the exons ATGTTTGGGGGAGCCATGGCCGCAATCTTGGATGCTATGGGACCCTACGTGATGCGGCTGATAGCCGACACGGCAACAGAAGAGGTGAAGATGTTGCTGGGCATATCTGGCGATATTGAGAAGCTAGAGAACAACATGGAAAGTATCAAATGCTTCCATGCTGACGCTGAGAGGAAGCACATCACTGAATTGAGGGTGCAAAGGTGGGTTCAGAACCTCAAGAACGCCATGTATGACGCCACCGACATCCTAGACCTATGTCAAATCGAAGCTGACAAGCAAAGGGAATCGAAAGGTAGCAGCATGGTTGAAAAGGCTCCAGGTTGCTGCCGGCCATTGCTCTCCTGCCTACGGAATCCTGTGTTCGCACACAAGATAGGCAGCCGCATCAAGGAGCTCAACCAGAGGCTGGACAACATCTATGAAGAGGCTCACAAGTTCAACTTCATCAATCTAGGATCCCACCCAGAACAGAGGATGTCCACTAGAGAGAAGGTGACATCTGAGTTTGTTGAGTCAGCTATTGTTGGTGAGAAAATTGAGAGGGAGACAAGGGAGCTTGCTCAAATGCTAATCATCAATGGACACCATGACATCAAAGTGGTGGCCATTGTGGGCACAGGTGGCATGGGCAAGACCACCTTGGCCCAGAAGATCTTCAATGAGACCACCGTCCAAGGACACTTCAAAGTGAAGATATGGCTAAGCATCACCCAACACTTTGATGAGGTTGAGCTTCTCAGGACAGCAATTGAGCATGCTGGGGCAGTCCATGGTGGGgtgcaagacaagaccctcctctCACGGAGGCTCACCAACACCTTGTCCATGGGTAGGTTTCTCCTGGTCCTGGATGATGTGTGGAGTAATGTAGCATGGAGCAATGTGCTTAGTGTTCCAGTCAGAAATGCAAGTAAAAATCAACAGGGCAATTGCGTGCTAATCACTACAAGATTAGAAGACCTAGCTCTACGGACCGGAGCCTCATTCTACCAACATCATGTCAGCCCACTCAACGAAGATGATGCTTGGTCCTTGCTTAACAAACAGTTGCCGCCAACACCTGATCAA GTACATGGAACAGATCACCTGAAAGTTGTCGGGATGAAAATTATCAGTAAGTGTGGAGGTTTACCACTTGCTATCAAAGTGATGGGAGGACTGCTAAGTACGAAGCCCCGAAGCGAGGGTGATTGGGAGGCTGTTTTGAAGCATCATGCATGGTCAGTAGCTGGATTGCCTAAGGAACTGGACAACGCGATCTACTTGAGCTATGAGGATTTGTCTCCCCAGCTGAAGCAGTGCTTCCTATACTGCTCACTTTTCCCTAAAGGTACAACTATTTGGCAACGTGAAGTTGTTCCGATGTGGATCAGTGAGGGATTTATCCATCCACCGGACAGAAGCAGTAGTTCATATGATGATTGGCTAGAAGAAATAGCAGATGGGTATTACCAGGAGCTAATCACGAGGAATCTTATTGAACCAGAATCAGCTCTCACTCCATACTCATGCACCATGCATGACGTGGTGCGATCTTTTGCAGAGTTTATGTCTAAAGAAGAATCATTGGTGGTCCAGGACCAGCAAGATGATGGTGGTAGCAAGATCAGCCATGTACGTCACTTGTCTATAGGATCAACCAAGTCAGCACTAGAATGGGATATTCTAGAGAAGCACAAATCAGTAAGAACATTAATTATAAATAAAAGAATTAATGTTCGGCCTAGTGACTCATTTGGGAGATTGTCTACCCTAAGAGTGCTTTTTATAAGGGGTACTGATTGTGATAGATTGGTTGACTCTCTATGTCAGCTGAGGCACCTGAGATACTTCCACTTAGAGGATACAAATATAACTAGGCTACCAGGAGACATTCATAGGATGAAGTTCTTGCAGCAcatttgggttgagaaatgtccACAGCTAGACCATCTTCCTAGCTGCATTACACAGCTTCTGCATCTAAGAACTCTTTGCATGTATGGTTCCCATGACAATGTTTTAATACCCAAGGGGTTTGGTCAGTTAAAAAATCTAAGAACACTTTTTGGGTTCCGAGTACATTTGGACAAGAATGGGGGCACGGGCTGGTGCAGCTTGGAAGAGATAGGGCCTCTGTGCCTGCTTAGGAAGCTTTGTTTACATGGTCTAGAAAATGTGTCTGCTAGCTCGTCCGCTGGAATGGCCATGGTTAGTAGCAAGGAGCACCTTGATTACTTGGGACTATATTGGAGTAGCACCGGATTCATGGGATTGAGGGATGAaaccaacaagcagcagcagcagagagtAGTGGAGGAGGTAATTGAGAAGCTCAGCCCTCCATCCAGCATACGGCATCTACACATGGAAGGATACTTTGGTAGCCGGCTACCAAATTGGATGATGGTTCCAGCTACATGTGGCTTTAAGAGCCTGAGGATTTTAAGGATGGACAAACTTCATTATTGCACCCAACTCTCTGACGGTCTGTGCCAGCTCCCTAGTTTGGAGTCGCTGGCCATTAATGACGCACCTACCATCAGGAGTGTTGGGCCTGAGTTCCAGTCACCCTCCTCCCTGGCAGTGGGTGGAGGTATAGACGTCACTGCTAGATCAGTAGTAACATTTCCTAATCTGACATTTCTTCGTCTGGCTGGCTCGTGCAAATGGGAGGAATGGGTCTGGGAGGAGCAGGGCGAGGATGTGACTGTAGATGCCGTGGCCATGCCTGCACTCAATAGTCTCACAATTGCAAACTGCAAGCTAAGCTGTCTTCCACCAGGGCTTGCCAGTAGCAGGAGGCATGCTCTAAGAGAAGTGGGCCTGTACAAGCTGAGCAACCTGACATATATAGAGAACTTCCCTTCAGTTGTGGAACTTCAAGTATTCGACTGCCCGGAGCTGAGAAGGATCAGCAATCTCTCCAAGTTGCAGAAAATCGAGATCTCATACTGCCCAAATATGGAGGTGCTACGAGGAGTCTCGTCACTTGACAGCATGGAGATGGAGGACGGCACCATGGAGACAGTTCCGGAATATGTGACAACAGTAAGACCAAGATATCTCAAGTTGACTTGCAGCAAGAGGTTGTACGAGTCCTTGTTAACAGGAAGCTCATCTGAGTACGACAAGATCAGCCATATCAAATCACCGACCATTTGTGCTGAAGATGAAGACTAA